One Coffea arabica cultivar ET-39 chromosome 5e, Coffea Arabica ET-39 HiFi, whole genome shotgun sequence DNA segment encodes these proteins:
- the LOC113743581 gene encoding ADP,ATP carrier protein 1, mitochondrial-like, with amino-acid sequence MADSFHQPSVIQKMQGRFYLCAQTSPYMHCRSASIENFTGGYVNGGLGSPCFPASQVAGLHHVSQVSPVLIPSAKETSFSSFMVDFLMGGVSGAVSKTATAPIERVKLLIQNQEEMIKAGRLTERYKGITDCFARTVKDEGVLSLWRGNNTNVIRYFPTQALNFAFKDHFKKMFNFKKDKDGYWKWFAGNLASGALAGATSQLFVYSLDYARTRLTNDAKAVTKGGERQFNGLIDVYRKTIRSDGIAGLYRGFNTSLAGIIVYRGLYFGLYDSLKPVVLVGDLQDSFFASFLLGWGVTNGAGLASYPFDTVRRRMMMTSGEAVKYKGSVDAFAQIIKNEGAKSLFRGAGANILRAIAGAGVLAGYDKLQLIYVGKKYGSGGG; translated from the exons ATGGCGGACAGTTTCCATCAGCCATCTGTAATTCAGAAAATGCAGGGGAGATTCTATCTTTGTGCTCAAACATCTCCTTACATGCATTGTAGAAGTGCTAGCATAGAAAATTTTACGGGTGGATATGTCAATGGTGGTCTCGGAAGCCCTTGCTTCCCAGCCTCCCAAGTTGCTGGACTCCATCATGTATCGCAAGTGTCCCCTGTTCTGATCCCTTCAGCAAAAGAGACGAGCTTTTCTAGCTTTATGGTGGATTTCCTCATGGGAGGGGTTTCAGGTGCTGTGTCAAAAACTGCTACTGCTCCTATTGAGAGGGTTAAGCTTTTAATTCAGAATCAGGAGGAGATGATCAAAGCCGGACGCCTGACTGAGCGATACAAGGGAATTACTGATTGCTTTGCTCGGACAGTCAAGGATGAAGGCGTCCTTTCTCTTTGGAGAGGCAACAATACAAATGTTATCAGATACTTCCCCACTCAG GCCCTAAATTTTGCTTTCAAAGACCATTTTAAGAAGATGTTTAACTTCAAGAAAGACAAGGATGGCTACTGGAAGTGGTTCGCAGGGAATTTGGCATCCGGCGCTTTAGCTGGTGCTACATCTCAGCTCTTTGTCTACTCCCTGGATTATGCCCGGACGCGTCTGACGAATGATGCCAAGGCAGTTACAAAGGGCGGCGAGAGGcaatttaatggtttaattgatGTTTATAGGAAAACAATCCGATCTGATGGCATTGCAGGGCTTTATCGGGGATTCAACACTTCACTTGCTGGAATCATTGTCTATCGCGGCCTATACTTTGGACTCTATGATTCACTCAAACCTGTTGTCCTTGTTGGTGATTTGCAG GATAGTTTCTTTGCTAGCTTCCTGCTTGGATGGGGTGTGACCAATGGCGCTGGATTGGCTTCTTATCCATTTGACACGGTGCGTCGAAGAATGATGATGACCTCCGGTGAGGCTGTCAAGTACAAGGGCTCAGTGGATGCATTTGCTCAGATCATCAAGAATGAGGGTGCCAAATCCCTCTTCAGAGGTGCTGGAGCCAACATCCTGCGTGCTATTGCAGGTGCTGGGGTCTTAGCAGGTTACGACAAATTGCAGCTCATTTACGTCGGCAAGAAATATGGATCTGGTGGTGGTTAA